The Fusarium falciforme chromosome 12, complete sequence DNA window GTCTCAGCCTTTTCGCCCTTTCCATGATCCGAGACATACATTCAGAGACAGGCTTGACCTTATTCCAGCATGAGGAGATGTGTGCTCAGGAATGCTTCGAAGCTTGTGGGATTCCCTCTTGCATTCTCGACAGACCAGGCGATTTCGGCCTCAGTGTGAGGTCCATAGTACCCAAACTCTTGCTGATAGAGCATCATCTGAAGCAACTCATCCTGCGCCGTTGGTGGCAAGAAAGACCTGTAAACGTCCTGCGATACCTCGAGGTATTTGACACCTTTGCCTGTTGCGACGCTGATGATTGCAGCCTGCTCCTCCATCGAGTATAGCCTCGTCGCGCCCGAGAATGTTTTACCTTGGAATATGTCCAGTTGGGCAAGGATCGCTGCCACAAACTTTCCGGTATCTCCGGCAATGTCAACCAGCGGAAGTTTGGTAGACGGCCTAAGCGGGCGAGCGATGACATACGATCCGTCTTTGTCTGGGCTGGACTGGGGTCGCATGATTGTGGCATAGTTTTGCATGAAGGATCCGGGAGAGTAAAATGCGCATTTCAGTAATGTTTTGCTTCGAATATACTCTTCCACGACGAACTTGTCGTCGAAGCCAGTAACTTTGGTGTACTTGCCGCTGGAGATAACATTCGGCGAAGGAAGGGTGCTTCATATGTAATATTGCACACCTTGTGCGATTGCTGCGTCGACAAGATCCTTGCCCTATTGGATCTCTTTGTGAGCTTCGCCATCATAGTTGGAAGTCGTCATAGCGAAGACAGTGTGAGCCCCCCTGAAGACTCCATCAAGAGACATCTTGTCCGAAGGGTCGCTGGGAACAACCTCAATACCTTGGGGTGCAAGGTCTTTTGCTCGGGAGGATGATCGATCTCGGGTGATAACTCGTATGGTGTATGTCTTGGATAGCTCCGGGTCTTGGAGGACATGCCGTATGATAGAAGAGCCCTGATTTCCCGTAGCCCCGAAAACAACAAAGAATTTTGCTCATATTTACTACCATCAGTATATGGGAGATTATTGAATGAAGGAATGGACAGACCTGGGGTTGAAAATCGAGCAGCTGATGGCCGTATTATACTCGCAATTTGGACCCCAATACCCGGCGCCGAGACCGGGCTGCAGGGATCAGCGCAGTGGTGTATTGACTACTTTAGGTATAGCGGCTAAGGTTCTCAGAGTTTGTTCATTCCTAGACATTACGTCTCGGAGGATTAATGGATCAAGAATGGATAATGTCGCATGTCTCGGCTGAAAATGGTGCGTGGGTAGTGCTCCAAAGTTGATTTGCAAAAGGAGGTGAATATATAACTACTTGAAATCCTCCACAAATTTGACGACCTCATCTGTTTAAGAATAGTGGACAAAAACCCCGTGATGAAGGAGAAAACTCTCGACAATCGAAGTAGAAACATCTCAAGCTCTCCCGGCTAACTGCCAACCTCACTCAAACTCACGATAGCCTCTTAGCACACGCCAGAGGGCAAGTCGAAGCTCTCGGTGCGGCTGGAGCTGCTATACCTAGCACCAGTTCCCAGTCCTCTCTTCGCAAAGCCCGTCCAAAGCTCACACTGGTTGTCACCACCAGTGAGGG harbors:
- a CDS encoding NmrA domain-containing protein, which encodes MQNYATIMRPQSSPDKDGSYVIARPLRPSTKLPLVDIAGDTGKFVAAILAQLDIFQGKTFSGATRLYSMEEQAAIISVATGKGVKYLEVSQDVYRSFLPPTAQDELLQMMLYQQEFGYYGPHTEAEIAWSVENARGNPTSFEAFLSTHLLMLE